A genomic stretch from Cardiocondyla obscurior isolate alpha-2009 linkage group LG10, Cobs3.1, whole genome shotgun sequence includes:
- the Mrpl19 gene encoding large ribosomal subunit protein bL19m, whose translation MVVISRIFSRGCGGLQAVKTLRHAVRGNSSMPTQDLVQESQSDAQQNTERQKEILGRYRFTYPEFLPDPDPKYRNALREKLERMDMLARRTHIAIPEFYVGSILAVTYSEPHAPKKVNKFVGICIERGGTGLRATCLLRNVVDNQGIEIIFELYDPAIHTIECIRLEKRLDPHLRYLRDAPAEYSTFPFDMEREYLPEGASVPVNKIKIKLNPRPWLEKWEQQEMKGISELESLSSEKRLKKAQAVAKPWEKYDLMKKYRETIPQEDQNEIFNEVYAKLHEMEIARRRQKHKRVFVRPKKTG comes from the exons ATGGTTGTGATTTCAAGAATTTTCTCTCGTGGGTGTGGCGGATTACAAGCAGTAAAAACACTAC GCCATGCAGTTAGAGGAAATTCCTCTATGCCCACTCAAGATTTAGTACAGGAGTCACAAAGTGACGCACAACAAAACACTGAACGGCAGAAAGAAATCCTAGGTAGATACCGATTTACTTACCCGGAATTTCTACCCGATCCAGACCCTAAGTATCGCAACGCACTTCGAGAAAAACTGGAGCGCATGGATATGTTGGCTAGGCGCACACATATAGCCATACCTGAATTTTATGTAGGTTCTATATTGGCTGTGACTTATTCTGAGCCACATGCTCCTAAAAAGGTCAACAAATTTGTTGGCATATGCATTGAGAGAGGAGGAACAGGATTGAGAGCCACATGTTTGTTGAGAAACGTCGTTGATAACCAGggaattgaaataattttcgaattatATGATCCTGCAATACATACAATAGAGTGCATTAG acTTGAGAAGAGATTGGATCCACATCTTCGATATTTGCGAGATGCGCCAGCGGAATATAGTACCTTCCCCTTCGACATGGAAAGGGAATATTTACCAGAAGGTGCATCAGTACCTGTAAATAAGATCAAAATAAAGCTCAATCCGCGTCCATGGTTGGAGAAATGGGAACAACAAGAAATGAAAGGTATATCAGAGCTCGAGTCTCTGTCTTCTGAAAAACGCCTTAAAAAAGCCCAAGCGGTAGCGAAGCCTTGGGAGAAGTatgatttaatgaaaaaataccg GGAAACTATTCCTCAAGAGGatcaaaatgaaatatttaacgaagTGTATGCAAAATTACATGAAATGGAAATTGCTAGGCGCAGACAAAAGCATAAACGCGTTTTCGTACGTCCAAAGAAAACTGGATAA
- the LOC139106132 gene encoding pre-mRNA-splicing factor CWC22 homolog → MKRSRKDEDDEEHYRKRRDHKSSRRGDERRSSRRDDDHRGDEHRSSRRNDGHRGSRRDDNYRSSRRENHRDRRYNDDRGDSRYNDEADDRRKSEPREEIGSRYYGEPDKPRENPEEAKQKRTVGMLTSRTGGAYIPPAKLRMLQAEITDKSGAAYQRIAWEALKKSIHGYINKVNTSNIGIITRELLQENIVRGRGLLARSVIQAQAASLTFTPVYAALTAIINYKFPNIGELVLKRLVLQFKRGFKRNDKPLCISSGTFIAHLVNQRVAYEIIALEILTLLLETPTDDSVEVAIAFLKECGMKLTEVSRRGIEAIFEMLRNILHEGQLDKRVQYMIEVMFQIRKDGFKDHEAVPEELDLVEEKDQITHLIRLDDEMDAQDILNVFKFDADYLASEEKYKELCKEILGSDVSDSEDDDEDGEEDSSDNDTEQTEGKESVITDNTETNLTALRRTIYLTIHSSLDFEECAHKLMKMQLKPGQEIELCHMFLDCCAEMRTYEKFFGLLAGRFCAINKIYVTPFEQIFKDSYHTIHRLDTNKLRNVSKFFAHLLFTDSISWSVLSCIQLNEEDTTSSSRIFIKILFQELSEYMGLAKLNERVKDVTLQEVFEGLFPRDDPRKTRFAINFFTSIGLGGLTDDLREHLKKLKIKQH, encoded by the coding sequence ATGAAACGATCGCGAaaggacgaggacgacgaggaGCATTATCGTAAGCGCAGGGATCACAAAAGTTCGAGGCGCGGTGACGAGCGCAGGAGTTCAAGGCGGGATGACGATCACCGCGGCGACGAGCACAGGAGTTCCAGGCGAAATGACGGTCACCGCGGCTCTAGACGCGACGATAATTACCGCAGCAGTCGGCGCGAAAACCACAGGGATCGCAGGTATAATGACGATCGTGGCGATTCCAGGTATAACGACGAGGCCGATGACAGACGGAAATCAGAACCGCGGGAGGAGATTGGCAGCAGATATTACGGGGAGCCGGACAAACCGCGGGAAAACCCGGAGGAAGCTAAGCAGAAGCGAACAGTTGGCATGCTGACCTCCAGGACCGGAGGTGCATATATCCCACCTGCCAAACTGCGTATGCTCCAGGCGGAGATCACTGACAAGTCGGGTGCCGCTTATCAGCGTATTGCGTGGGAGGCTTTAAAGAAATCCATCCAcggatatattaataaagtcaACACCAGCAACATCGGGATCATCACCCGGGAACTGCTGCAAGAGAACATCGTTCGCGGTAGAGGTCTATTGGCACGATCCGTTATTCAGGCGCAAGCTGCATCCCTGACTTTTACTCCAGTTTATGCCGCGCTGACGGCCATAATCAATTACAAGTTTCCCAATATAGGCGAGCTAGTACTGAAACGACTCGTCCTGCAGTTTAAACGTGGATTTAAAAGGAACGATAAACCTTTGTGTATATCCTCGGGAACTTTCATAGCCCACTTGGTGAACCAGCGGGTGGCCTACGAGATTATCGCCCTGGAGATTTTGACTCTGCTGCTGGAAACGCCAACGGACGACTCCGTCGAGGTAGCCATAGCCTTTTTGAAAGAATGCGGCATGAAACTCACGGAGGTGTCGCGAAGAGGCATCGAGGCCATTTTCGAAATGCTGAGGAACATCTTGCACGAGGGTCAATTAGATAAGCGAGTTCAGTACATGATAGAAGTTATGTTTCAAATCAGAAAGGACGGCTTTAAAGATCACGAAGCCGTGCCGGAAGAGCTCGACCTCGTGGAGGAAAAAGATCAAATCACGCATTTGATAAGATTGGACGACGAGATGGACGCGCAAGACATATTAAACGTGTTCAAGTTCGACGCCGACTATCTCGCTTccgaagaaaaatacaaagagCTGTGCAAGGAGATTCTTGGGTCAGACGTTAGCGACTCAGAAGACGATGACGAAGACGGAGAGGAAGACAGTTCTGACAACGATACGGAACAGACCGAGGGGAAGGAAAGCGTGATAACCGACAATACCGAGACAAATTTAACCGCGCTCCGTCGAACTATATATCTAACAATACATTCCTCGCTTGATTTTGAAGAGTGTGCACATAAACTCATGAAGATGCAATTGAAACCTGGACAGGAAATCGAACTGTGCCACATGTTCTTGGATTGTTGCGCGGAGATGCGGACATACGAGAAATTTTTCGGCCTCCTGGCCGGTCGATTCTGCgctatcaataaaatatacgtgaCGCCGTTTGAGCAGATTTTCAAGGATTCTTATCACACGATCCACCGCCTCGATACCAACAAACTCCGGAACGTATCCAAGTTTTTCGCCCATTTGTTGTTTACAGATTCTATATCGTGGAGCGTTCTATCGTGCATCCAACTGAACGAAGAGGATACGACGAGTTCCAGTAGAATCTTTATCAAAATTCTGTTTCAAGAGCTTTCTGAGTACATGGGTTTGGCGAAGCTGAACGAACGGGTTAAAGACGTAACGTTGCAAGAAGTGTTTGAAGGACTCTTTCCCAGAGACGACCCGAGGAAGACGCGCTTTGCAATCAACTTTTTTACGTCAATCGGCTTGGGCGGTTTAACAGACGACTTGAGAGAACacttgaagaaattaaaaataaagcagcATTAA
- the LOC139106134 gene encoding divergent protein kinase domain 2A produces MILHYVCNIVRFKKWKILMLIGVCALVSRVNVILQSLYPSITQLTELPKCPACYGVSACHDIHKIDLIWDDINAIISHLFGVKNVFFGTYNQTKVVLKKLAHSSELEAFDITLCDILHLGYPCSVFIPLDRYTAQFYDLIRKAITSDFSKDDTSRLRLCPTLSHLDDLFYNVHLNNKHINPTQYLINLWTLVSINPEPLILQILPAENGWPVPKYYGACGRIIVEEYVGLPLADYYDKSWIQRIKIASSLLNAAYMFTFKDKNFGFYLTDVSADNIAVDNENVAKFIDLENIIIVDKNVSQEDEPKGWQKIHKNTMHFDFPNLNCFSYSAEDICNHYLSDHNYYAICQLLLNAENQNPFFGEFLHDIPTNIEQQYPDIQYLLRQCAIPDSKNSRIFFGQQLKILLDTILKEYLNVMQHEIS; encoded by the exons ATGATTCTTCATTACGTATGTAACATTGTTAGATtcaaaaaatggaaaatattaatgttaattggCGTGTGTGCTCTTGTTTCAAGAGTAAACGTTATTTTGCAAAGTTTATATCCTTCTATAACGCAACTGACGGAGCTACCCAAGTGTCCAGCGTGTTATGGAGTTTCTGCGTGCCATGACATTCATAAAATAGATCTTATATGGGATGACATTAATGCGATAATCTCCCACTTGTTCGGCGtgaaaaatgtattctttGGAACGTACAACCAAACGAAAGTGGTGCTAAAAAAGCTGGCACACTCTTCCGAGTTAGAAGCATTTGACATTACATTGTGTGACATACTTCATTTGGGATATCCCTGCTCGGTTTTCATTCCATTAGACAGATATACGGCACAGTTTTATGATCTGATCAGAAAAGCGATTACATCCGATTTTTCTAAGGATGACACAAGTCGCTTAAGACTTTGTCCAACATTAAGCCATTTAGACGATCTGTTTTATAATGTTCatcttaataataaacatatcAATCCTACACAGTATCTAATTAATCTCTGGACATTAGTTTCCATTAATCCAGAGCCATTAATTCTTCAG ATATTACCTGCTGAAAATGGATGGCCTGTGCCAAAATATTATGGAGCTTGTGGTCGAATTATTGTAGAAGAATATGTAGGGCTGCCACTTGCTGATTATTATGATAAATCTTGGAttcaaagaataaaaatagctTCAAGTCTTTTAAATGCTGCTTACATGTTTACattcaaagataaaaattttggtttttatttaacgGATGTATCAGCTGATAATATTGCGGTTGATAATGAAAATGTAGCAAAATTTATTGATTTggagaatattattattgttgataaaaatgtttctcaagaag ATGAACCAAAAGGATGGcagaaaatacataaaaatactATGCATTTCGATTTTCcaaatttaaattgcttttcATATTCTGCTGAAGATATTTGTAATCATTATCTAAGCGATCACAATTATTATGCAATCTGTCAG CTTCTATTAAATGCAGAAAATCAAAATCCATTTTTTGGGGAATTTCTTCACGATATACCTACTAATATTGAACAGCAGTATCCAGATATTCAATATTTACTACGACAATGTGCTATTCCTGATTCTAAGAATTCTAGAATATTTTTTGGGCAGCAGCTCAAGATACTGTTAGATAcgattttaaaagaatatctcAACGTAATGCAACATGAAATAAGTTAA